A genome region from Lentimicrobium sp. L6 includes the following:
- a CDS encoding ferredoxin family protein has translation MAKVKGAIDVDVERCKGCGVCVPACPTDVILLAKEVNGKGYNYAYMENPEACIGCANCAIVCPDGVISVYKVKIAS, from the coding sequence ATGGCGAAAGTAAAAGGTGCAATTGATGTGGATGTAGAAAGATGCAAAGGCTGCGGTGTTTGTGTTCCTGCTTGTCCAACAGATGTCATACTGTTAGCAAAAGAAGTAAATGGTAAGGGTTACAACTATGCATACATGGAAAATCCAGAAGCATGTATTGGTTGTGCGAATTGTGCTATTGTTTGTCCTGATGGAGTTATCTCTGTTTATAAGGTTAAAATAGCAAGTTAA
- a CDS encoding T9SS type A sorting domain-containing protein — MKKQLFSILFILTNILSYSQIDTLSDGVYIYQGNLGIGTNTPEADIHIKKPLPRIVTETNDGNFLRFGAGTSGSSITFNDDKSLWIEGRENFNTGQVTDNGLLIQGDGNIGIATRHPRTRLEIAKGDIFISEIEKGIIMKSPDGNCWRGVLDNSGQLNFTIIDCPEEGPSVKIQQQESSPQLMVFPNPTGKILTIQLAINRIENAKYRIYNLKGQLEVSGRINSDCHHIDISAFNKGIYILNIYDKYDNKFASEKINKE; from the coding sequence ATGAAAAAGCAATTATTCTCTATTTTATTTATTTTAACAAACATTCTTTCTTATAGTCAAATAGATACTTTAAGTGATGGTGTTTATATATATCAGGGGAATCTTGGAATTGGCACCAATACTCCTGAAGCTGATATTCATATAAAAAAGCCCCTACCACGAATCGTAACGGAAACCAATGATGGGAATTTCTTGCGATTTGGAGCAGGTACAAGTGGAAGTAGTATCACTTTTAATGATGATAAATCTTTATGGATTGAAGGTCGTGAGAATTTCAATACAGGCCAAGTAACAGACAATGGATTACTTATTCAAGGTGATGGTAATATTGGTATTGCAACAAGACATCCAAGAACAAGATTAGAAATTGCAAAAGGTGATATATTTATTAGTGAGATTGAGAAAGGAATTATAATGAAATCACCAGATGGTAATTGCTGGAGAGGTGTACTTGATAATTCAGGTCAATTAAACTTTACTATTATTGACTGTCCAGAAGAAGGACCTAGTGTAAAGATTCAACAACAGGAATCTAGCCCTCAATTAATGGTATTTCCAAATCCTACAGGTAAAATCTTAACTATCCAACTTGCCATTAATCGAATTGAAAATGCCAAATATAGAATATACAATTTAAAAGGGCAATTGGAAGTTAGCGGTAGAATAAACTCAGACTGTCATCATATTGATATCTCTGCATTTAATAAAGGTATTTACATCTTGAATATATATGATAAATACGATAATAAATTCGCTAGTGAAAAAATCAATAAAGAATAG
- a CDS encoding S8/S53 family peptidase, producing the protein MKKLLSLALLLFVFLVAEAQEYKYAVHFTHKNFTPYSVDQPEEFLSQRAIDRRAKYNIPIIEEDLPIDPELIENILGLNDNFELIIHVKWLNAIIISTPDSTDVEILDLLDDVEKVVQVYNSNFKSSKSDKLSFDLKEEQIYAPHKSTQAYDSAFYGGGWVQINQLKGEKLHELGYKGQGMVIAVLDAGFVGVDERQIFQSLWDNDQILGTKNMVAPGETVFATHTHGTAVLSTMGGYWEGNLVGTAPDADYWLIRTEDGASEALIEEYNWVAGAAFADSVGADVLNTSLGYTTFDDLRTDHTWEELNGDLTIITRGSNMAFRKGMLVVNSAGNSGNSSWRYVGAPADGYQVFSIGAVDGSGNIASFSSHGFPWSDDIKPNVVARGAGAYVASAFSDVVAPSNGTSFSGPIIAGMTASLWSADPTVSPKMVKQAIQYSANRFNEPDTLYGYGLPDYENALGILGMENLQSENQNITVAPNPVSESFSLDLQTKEYFSFTMRIFNIQGALIEERKMNWNGSPLNIDIKSYTRGIYFVEVHAANRNSQIKITKL; encoded by the coding sequence ATGAAGAAATTATTAAGCCTTGCATTACTTTTATTTGTTTTCTTAGTTGCAGAAGCTCAGGAATATAAATATGCGGTTCATTTTACACATAAGAATTTTACACCATATAGTGTGGACCAACCAGAGGAGTTTCTCTCACAAAGAGCTATTGATCGTCGTGCCAAATATAATATTCCAATTATTGAGGAGGATTTACCTATAGATCCAGAGTTAATTGAAAATATCCTGGGTTTAAATGATAATTTTGAATTAATTATTCATGTAAAATGGTTAAATGCCATTATTATTTCAACACCAGATTCTACAGATGTGGAAATTTTGGATTTGTTAGATGATGTGGAAAAAGTAGTACAAGTTTATAATTCTAATTTTAAATCTTCGAAAAGTGATAAACTATCCTTTGATCTAAAAGAAGAACAAATATATGCTCCTCACAAATCTACTCAAGCCTACGATTCCGCTTTCTATGGAGGAGGCTGGGTACAAATCAACCAACTTAAAGGTGAAAAACTTCATGAGCTCGGATATAAAGGTCAGGGTATGGTAATAGCAGTTTTAGATGCAGGATTTGTGGGAGTTGACGAGCGACAAATATTTCAGTCACTTTGGGATAATGACCAAATTCTGGGAACGAAAAATATGGTAGCTCCAGGAGAAACTGTGTTTGCCACTCATACTCATGGAACAGCTGTGCTTAGTACCATGGGAGGTTATTGGGAAGGGAATTTAGTAGGAACTGCACCCGATGCCGATTATTGGTTAATTAGGACCGAAGATGGCGCTTCTGAAGCATTAATAGAAGAATATAATTGGGTGGCAGGTGCTGCTTTTGCTGATAGTGTTGGTGCCGATGTTTTAAATACATCCTTAGGGTATACCACTTTTGATGATCTACGAACTGACCACACATGGGAAGAATTAAATGGTGATTTAACCATTATTACTAGAGGTTCGAATATGGCATTCCGTAAGGGAATGTTGGTGGTGAATAGTGCAGGGAACTCAGGAAATAGCTCTTGGAGATATGTTGGTGCACCAGCAGATGGATACCAAGTTTTTAGTATTGGAGCAGTTGATGGTAGTGGGAATATTGCAAGTTTTAGTAGCCATGGCTTTCCTTGGAGTGATGATATAAAGCCGAATGTGGTGGCAAGAGGAGCTGGGGCATATGTGGCATCTGCGTTTAGCGATGTGGTTGCACCTTCTAATGGAACATCATTTTCAGGTCCAATTATTGCAGGAATGACCGCTAGCCTTTGGTCTGCCGATCCTACAGTAAGTCCAAAGATGGTAAAACAAGCCATACAATATAGTGCCAATAGATTTAATGAACCGGATACCCTTTATGGTTATGGTTTGCCTGATTATGAAAATGCTTTGGGGATTTTAGGAATGGAAAATCTTCAATCAGAAAACCAAAATATTACTGTGGCTCCTAATCCTGTTTCTGAATCATTTTCTTTGGATCTTCAAACCAAAGAATATTTTAGTTTCACCATGAGGATATTCAATATTCAAGGAGCATTAATAGAAGAAAGAAAAATGAACTGGAATGGAAGTCCGTTAAACATAGACATCAAATCATACACAAGAGGAATCTATTTTGTAGAGGTACATGCTGCAAATAGAAACTCACAAATAAAAATCACCAAATTGTAA
- a CDS encoding thiamine pyrophosphate-dependent enzyme, with protein sequence MDIKEIMKPENLVHTKTKNMTDKELSYCPGCGHGTAHMITMEVVEEMGITEETIGVAPVGCSVLAYEFMNIDMTQAAHGRAPAVATGIKRIYPEKYVFTYQGDGDLAAIGGNETLHACNRGENIVIIFVNNGIYGMTGGQMAPTTLKGMKTSTSPYGREIETMGSPLKMTELIAQLPGVNFVTRQAVHTPAAVRKAKKAIKKAFEVQKGKKGLAFVEIVSNCNSGWKMTPIDSNKWMVDNMFPYFPLGDIKVDGNFVK encoded by the coding sequence ATGGATATTAAAGAAATAATGAAACCCGAAAACTTAGTTCATACAAAAACTAAGAACATGACTGACAAAGAGCTGAGCTATTGCCCAGGTTGTGGTCATGGTACTGCTCATATGATTACTATGGAAGTAGTTGAGGAAATGGGTATTACTGAAGAAACTATTGGTGTTGCTCCTGTTGGATGTTCTGTTTTGGCATACGAATTCATGAATATCGATATGACTCAAGCTGCTCATGGTAGAGCTCCAGCTGTTGCAACTGGTATCAAAAGAATATATCCTGAAAAATATGTATTCACCTATCAAGGTGATGGTGATTTAGCTGCTATTGGTGGTAATGAAACACTTCATGCTTGCAATAGAGGAGAGAATATTGTTATCATCTTTGTGAATAACGGTATTTACGGTATGACAGGTGGTCAGATGGCTCCCACTACTTTAAAAGGTATGAAGACTTCAACATCTCCTTATGGTCGTGAAATCGAAACTATGGGAAGTCCATTAAAAATGACTGAGCTTATCGCTCAACTTCCTGGAGTTAACTTTGTAACTCGTCAGGCTGTTCATACTCCTGCTGCTGTGCGTAAAGCTAAAAAAGCCATTAAAAAGGCTTTCGAGGTTCAGAAAGGTAAAAAGGGATTAGCATTTGTTGAAATCGTATCTAACTGTAATAGTGGATGGAAGATGACTCCAATCGATTCTAATAAATGGATGGTTGATAATATGTTCCCTTATTTCCCATTGGGAGATATTAAGGTGGACGGAAATTTTGTTAAATAA
- a CDS encoding GNAT family N-acetyltransferase yields MKIERIKDNKKQFLDLLLLADEQENMIDKYLPNGDLFALYEDDLKSVCVVVPIDKKNCELKNIATYEKYQGNGYGKAMINFICDYYKKDYKTMLVGTGETPAIMSFYQGSGFKISHRIKNFFTDNYELPIFEDGIQLVDMIYLKKDLQTSS; encoded by the coding sequence ATGAAAATAGAAAGAATCAAAGATAATAAGAAACAGTTCCTTGACCTATTACTATTGGCAGACGAGCAGGAAAATATGATAGACAAGTATTTACCTAATGGTGACTTATTTGCTTTATATGAGGATGATTTGAAAAGTGTTTGCGTGGTGGTCCCAATTGATAAGAAAAACTGTGAACTAAAAAACATAGCTACTTACGAGAAATATCAAGGCAATGGATACGGTAAAGCAATGATAAACTTCATTTGTGATTACTACAAGAAAGACTATAAAACAATGCTTGTTGGAACTGGAGAAACTCCTGCCATCATGTCGTTTTACCAAGGCTCTGGTTTTAAAATCTCACATAGAATAAAGAATTTCTTTACGGATAATTACGAACTTCCCATTTTTGAGGATGGCATTCAACTTGTTGATATGATTTATCTTAAAAAGGATTTACAAACCTCATCATAG
- a CDS encoding 2-oxoacid:acceptor oxidoreductase family protein produces MTEELIIAGFGGQGVLSMGKILAYSGIMQDQEVSWMPSYGPEMRGGTANVTVIISDDRVSSPILTQYDTAIILNQQSMDKFEETVKPGGVLIYDPNGILKHPTRKDITIYKIEGAKIAAEMGNSKIFNMVILGGYLTARPIVKLENVILGLKKSLPERYHKLIPLNQDAITQGMKSIVEVQ; encoded by the coding sequence ATGACAGAAGAATTAATTATAGCTGGATTTGGTGGACAAGGTGTTCTTTCCATGGGTAAAATTTTAGCCTACAGTGGAATCATGCAAGATCAGGAAGTAAGTTGGATGCCAAGTTATGGTCCTGAAATGCGAGGAGGTACTGCTAATGTTACTGTAATCATCAGCGATGATAGAGTAAGTAGCCCTATCTTAACTCAATATGATACTGCTATTATTCTTAACCAGCAATCAATGGATAAATTTGAGGAGACTGTTAAACCAGGTGGTGTATTAATTTATGACCCTAATGGTATCCTTAAACACCCAACTAGAAAAGATATCACGATTTACAAGATTGAAGGAGCTAAAATAGCTGCTGAGATGGGTAATTCTAAGATTTTCAATATGGTAATATTAGGTGGTTACCTAACTGCTCGACCTATTGTTAAATTAGAAAATGTAATCCTTGGTCTTAAGAAATCTCTTCCAGAACGTTATCACAAATTGATTCCTCTGAATCAAGATGCGATTACACAAGGTATGAAAAGCATAGTCGAAGTGCAATAA
- a CDS encoding PAS domain-containing sensor histidine kinase, with protein MRLFGKKKKTEINQANGYLKLDDLNGIFGIIVLDTAYEVVSVNDKMLIRLSLSSDELIGKSINTLSTSIIGTEFHDGFWIETLAANFFSNQVQVLNKESGLVSFQLKVVKSSEGFFTLLFDEILITEKHEEIPVAPNLNNELFLELIKQTPDIICFKDGEGKWLLANEADLKLFHLEKVKYFGKTDADLANETHPMYKSAFSTCMQTDKECWEQKKISRRDEIIPLTSGDEAIYDVFKIPVFNEDGSRKNLIVLGRDVTARRLAEKELVSAKLRAEESDRLKSAFLATMSHELRTPLNAVIGFANLIFDEEDLVEIRDYSRIINNNSNVLLNLIEDIFDISLIESGQMQVLNGEFDVVKAINEVYEIFPVEISMLDKMDIDFKLNIQAEGILIDSDVFRFKQILMNLVRNALKFTEKGFIHISFKALEDTIEIEVKDSGIGISKDKLEQIFEIFEQGETGYNRKFGGAGLGLSISKKLAIILGGDIRVTSNSGLGSTFILSLPR; from the coding sequence ATGAGATTATTTGGAAAAAAGAAAAAAACGGAGATTAATCAAGCAAACGGATACCTAAAACTCGATGATTTAAATGGAATATTTGGAATCATCGTTTTGGATACAGCATATGAAGTGGTGTCTGTAAATGATAAAATGTTAATTAGATTGAGTTTATCTTCCGATGAATTGATTGGTAAATCAATTAATACGCTATCTACTTCAATTATTGGGACTGAGTTTCACGATGGATTCTGGATTGAAACATTGGCTGCAAACTTTTTCAGCAATCAAGTTCAGGTTCTGAATAAAGAAAGTGGGTTAGTATCTTTCCAATTAAAAGTAGTGAAAAGCTCTGAAGGTTTTTTTACTCTTTTATTCGATGAAATACTAATCACTGAAAAGCATGAAGAAATTCCTGTTGCTCCAAATTTGAATAATGAATTATTTTTAGAACTCATTAAACAAACTCCAGATATTATATGTTTCAAAGATGGAGAGGGGAAGTGGTTATTGGCTAATGAGGCAGACTTGAAATTATTCCATCTTGAAAAGGTTAAATACTTTGGGAAAACTGATGCTGATTTAGCAAACGAAACCCATCCAATGTATAAAAGTGCATTTAGTACTTGTATGCAAACAGATAAGGAGTGTTGGGAGCAAAAGAAAATTTCCAGACGTGATGAAATCATCCCATTAACAAGTGGTGATGAAGCTATCTATGATGTCTTTAAGATACCTGTTTTTAATGAGGATGGAAGCCGAAAAAATCTGATAGTTTTAGGTCGAGATGTAACTGCTCGTAGACTCGCAGAAAAAGAACTCGTTAGCGCAAAATTACGAGCGGAAGAATCTGATAGATTGAAGTCTGCTTTCTTGGCTACTATGTCTCATGAGTTAAGGACTCCTCTAAATGCCGTTATTGGTTTTGCTAATCTCATCTTCGATGAGGAAGACCTTGTCGAAATTAGAGATTATTCAAGAATCATCAATAATAACTCTAATGTACTTCTTAATTTAATAGAAGATATTTTTGATATCTCATTAATTGAATCAGGACAAATGCAAGTCTTAAATGGGGAGTTTGATGTAGTGAAAGCTATTAATGAAGTATACGAAATATTCCCTGTGGAAATCAGCATGTTAGATAAGATGGATATTGACTTTAAATTAAATATACAAGCCGAAGGGATTCTGATAGATAGTGATGTTTTTAGGTTCAAACAAATACTTATGAATCTGGTTAGGAATGCACTTAAATTTACTGAAAAAGGCTTTATACATATTTCCTTCAAAGCGCTTGAAGATACCATTGAAATTGAAGTGAAGGATTCTGGAATAGGTATTTCTAAGGATAAATTAGAACAGATATTCGAAATATTTGAACAAGGAGAAACAGGCTATAATAGAAAATTTGGAGGTGCAGGTTTAGGACTTTCTATATCAAAAAAGCTCGCCATAATATTGGGAGGCGATATTCGTGTTACCTCAAATTCTGGGCTGGGTTCCACTTTCATTTTATCGCTTCCTAGATAA
- a CDS encoding T9SS type A sorting domain-containing protein has translation MKNCYNIIISIILFYFISISTFAQINDTVSHIGDDCLGKDYVNNFQFYFENDSLFIGGEVLMNCWDHNYLFREVRQDSVFLIAADTCMDNCTCHFNFSTGLVAPDYNEIYVSIGYLCLIGDYQYEHYLDTIINNPLVNIQSMGRNNDFIKISPNPIINQLNISLEDSGDYIKNIKIFQINGREVYNRHCSNKSHLRIIDFSHFDKGVYFISIESNKEIFIKKIARI, from the coding sequence ATGAAAAATTGTTATAATATTATCATCTCAATTATATTATTCTATTTTATTTCAATCTCCACATTTGCACAGATAAATGATACAGTTTCTCATATAGGAGATGATTGCTTAGGAAAAGATTATGTCAATAATTTTCAGTTTTATTTCGAAAATGATTCCTTATTTATTGGTGGTGAAGTATTAATGAATTGCTGGGATCATAATTATTTATTCAGAGAAGTTAGGCAGGACAGTGTTTTCTTAATCGCTGCTGATACTTGCATGGATAATTGTACATGTCATTTTAATTTTTCGACAGGTCTAGTAGCTCCAGATTATAATGAAATTTATGTCTCAATTGGTTATTTGTGCTTAATTGGAGATTATCAATATGAGCATTATTTAGATACCATCATAAATAATCCATTAGTAAATATTCAATCAATGGGAAGGAATAATGATTTTATTAAAATTTCTCCAAATCCAATTATAAATCAACTTAATATAAGCTTGGAAGATTCTGGTGATTATATTAAGAACATAAAGATCTTTCAGATAAATGGGAGAGAGGTTTATAATCGACATTGCTCGAATAAATCCCATTTGCGAATTATAGATTTTTCTCATTTCGATAAAGGAGTATATTTTATTAGTATTGAGTCTAATAAAGAAATCTTCATTAAAAAGATAGCTAGAATCTAA
- a CDS encoding 3-methyl-2-oxobutanoate dehydrogenase subunit VorB — protein sequence MAEVKLMKGNEAVAEAAIRAGCDAYFGYPITPQSEVIEYLMMERPEERTGMVCLQAESEIAAIHMVYGAAGAGKKVMTSSSSPGISLKLEGISYIAGAELPAVIVNVVRGGPGLGTIQPSQADYFQATKGGGHGDYRMLVLAPASVQEMADFVADAFELAFKYRNPILILSDGVIGQMMEKVIMPEQTPRMTDEEIKDKYGDWATIGKPETRERNIITSLELDPFKQEAHNIKLQAKYQQMCENEVRYEMINCEDAEYVFVAYGSSARIAQKAMEQARAKGIKAGIFRLITLYPFPMKELNKLADQVKGFLAVEMSAGQMIEDVKLAIEGKAKAEHFGRYGGIIHSPEEILEALETQIIGG from the coding sequence ATGGCTGAAGTAAAATTAATGAAAGGTAATGAGGCTGTAGCTGAAGCCGCTATTCGTGCTGGTTGCGATGCCTATTTTGGATATCCCATCACTCCTCAGTCAGAAGTGATAGAATATTTAATGATGGAACGTCCTGAAGAGAGAACTGGAATGGTTTGTCTTCAGGCAGAAAGCGAAATTGCTGCCATCCATATGGTTTATGGTGCTGCAGGTGCTGGTAAAAAGGTGATGACATCATCTTCAAGCCCTGGGATTAGCCTTAAACTCGAAGGAATTTCATATATCGCTGGTGCCGAATTGCCAGCCGTTATTGTAAATGTAGTTAGAGGAGGACCAGGTTTAGGTACTATCCAGCCTTCTCAAGCTGATTATTTCCAAGCTACTAAAGGTGGTGGACATGGAGATTATAGAATGTTAGTTTTAGCTCCTGCTTCGGTTCAGGAAATGGCTGACTTTGTTGCTGATGCTTTTGAATTAGCTTTTAAATATCGTAATCCAATTTTGATTCTTTCTGATGGTGTAATTGGCCAGATGATGGAAAAAGTAATCATGCCAGAACAAACTCCTAGAATGACAGATGAGGAAATCAAGGATAAGTATGGTGACTGGGCTACTATTGGAAAGCCAGAGACTAGAGAAAGAAATATAATTACTTCTTTGGAATTAGATCCTTTCAAACAAGAAGCACATAACATTAAGCTTCAAGCAAAATATCAACAAATGTGCGAAAATGAAGTTCGCTATGAGATGATCAATTGTGAAGATGCTGAATATGTATTTGTTGCTTATGGTTCTAGCGCTCGTATTGCTCAAAAAGCAATGGAACAAGCAAGAGCTAAAGGTATTAAAGCTGGTATTTTTAGATTGATCACCCTTTATCCTTTCCCTATGAAGGAATTGAATAAATTAGCTGATCAAGTTAAAGGGTTCTTAGCTGTTGAAATGAGTGCTGGCCAAATGATAGAGGATGTTAAATTAGCTATTGAAGGCAAGGCTAAAGCTGAGCATTTTGGACGCTATGGTGGAATTATTCATTCTCCTGAAGAGATTTTAGAAGCTCTGGAGACACAAATTATTGGAGGATAA
- a CDS encoding GH92 family glycosyl hydrolase, with protein MRTKIFLFGILGLFLLGCSNNNPLINKVDPFIGTGGHGHTYPGATTPFGMVQLSPDTRIDDWDGCSGYHYSDSQILGFSHTHLSGTGVGDYGDIRLMPTVGDLKLRPGTKENTEEGYISKFSHDNEKAAPAFYQVLLDDYQIDVQLTATRRAGFHQYTFPKSESSHVILDLKEAVRTEKIHELIINIEDNHTISGLRRSASWANDQYCYFVIEFDKDFKDFGIQLEGEINKGLKKAQGKDIQAWFDFDTEDGEIILAKVALSAVSVEGAKKNLAAEIPHWDFNKTLKESQKEWEKELARIEVKGEEKDETIFYTALYHALIAPNTWSDVDGQYRGHDLKVHTADHTVYTVFSLWDTFRGEHPLLTLLHPERVNDMIKSMLLMYEADGLLPVWELAACETNCMIGYHAVPVIYDAYAKGIGDFDANQALDAMIKGARENIFGLDSYQEYGYIKADEEGESVSKTLEYAYDDWCIAMMAKDLGRNDIYEEFIVRAQYYKNLYDASTGFMRAKINGQWQKPFSPTEVNFHFTEANSWQYSMFVPQDVNGLIDLHGGDKNFSKKLDELFNTEMKLSGRHQSDITGLIGQYAHGNEPSHHMAYLYNFAGEPWKAQKVLSQIMNELYHDQPDGLSGNEDCGQMSAWYVLSSMGFYPVTPGSNDYIIGTPIFESVKLRLDNGTMFEIKVENYSKQNIYVQSTNMNSSPLLRSYITHEEIANGGILNFNMGAAANETYGQDESSRPQMEITDLLICPPPTIISETQTFKDDLKIEMVNPVADAKTYYTTDGSEPTAQSKLYTKLLLINRSTSFKIKSIHPKWGESASIESKFYKIDASKSLELTYAYSPLYAAGGDLALIDNIRGNHNFKTGTWQGFYNTPVEAIVTFAKKKRLSELTMTFIQDQGSWIFLPKKVSFYISNDKENWKLVGSLDNDIDMKKSPITHDFRVKMKSKRVKYVKIVAENAGPCPAWHLGAGGDTWMFADEIVLK; from the coding sequence ATGAGAACTAAAATTTTCTTATTCGGTATTCTTGGTTTATTCTTGCTGGGCTGTTCCAACAATAATCCGCTGATAAATAAGGTAGATCCATTTATTGGAACTGGAGGCCATGGCCACACCTACCCAGGTGCTACTACTCCTTTTGGTATGGTGCAATTGAGCCCCGATACCCGAATTGATGATTGGGATGGCTGCTCTGGCTATCACTATTCTGATTCTCAAATACTAGGATTCTCTCATACCCACTTGAGCGGAACTGGTGTTGGTGATTATGGCGATATCAGATTGATGCCTACAGTTGGTGATTTAAAACTACGCCCTGGAACTAAAGAAAATACGGAGGAGGGTTATATTTCTAAATTCTCTCATGATAATGAAAAAGCAGCGCCCGCATTTTATCAGGTCTTGCTCGATGATTATCAGATAGACGTGCAACTCACCGCCACTCGTCGTGCTGGTTTCCACCAATACACCTTTCCAAAATCAGAATCCTCTCATGTTATTTTAGATTTAAAAGAAGCTGTTAGAACGGAAAAGATTCACGAACTCATTATTAATATAGAAGACAATCATACCATTTCTGGATTAAGAAGATCGGCTTCATGGGCCAATGATCAGTATTGTTATTTTGTGATTGAATTCGATAAAGACTTTAAAGATTTTGGCATTCAGCTAGAAGGAGAAATCAATAAAGGATTAAAAAAAGCCCAAGGAAAAGACATTCAAGCGTGGTTCGACTTTGATACGGAGGATGGCGAAATAATCTTGGCTAAAGTAGCCTTATCTGCTGTTAGTGTAGAAGGAGCCAAAAAGAATCTAGCAGCCGAAATTCCTCATTGGGACTTCAATAAAACCTTGAAGGAATCTCAAAAAGAATGGGAAAAAGAACTGGCCAGAATTGAAGTAAAAGGGGAAGAAAAAGACGAAACTATCTTTTATACGGCACTTTATCATGCCTTAATAGCTCCCAATACTTGGTCGGATGTGGATGGCCAATATAGAGGTCACGATTTAAAGGTACACACAGCAGATCACACTGTTTACACTGTATTTTCTCTTTGGGATACTTTCCGTGGCGAACATCCCCTATTAACGCTTTTGCATCCTGAAAGAGTTAACGACATGATTAAGAGCATGCTCTTGATGTATGAAGCGGATGGCTTGCTTCCTGTCTGGGAATTAGCTGCTTGCGAAACCAATTGTATGATTGGCTATCATGCTGTTCCGGTGATCTATGATGCTTATGCCAAAGGAATTGGTGATTTTGATGCCAATCAGGCTCTTGATGCCATGATAAAAGGGGCTAGGGAAAATATATTTGGATTGGATTCTTATCAAGAATATGGATACATCAAAGCGGACGAAGAAGGTGAATCGGTTTCTAAAACCCTAGAATACGCTTACGATGATTGGTGTATCGCCATGATGGCAAAGGATTTAGGAAGAAACGATATTTATGAGGAGTTTATAGTTAGAGCTCAATATTATAAGAACTTGTATGATGCTTCTACTGGTTTTATGCGCGCCAAAATAAACGGGCAATGGCAAAAGCCTTTTAGTCCAACAGAAGTAAACTTCCATTTCACCGAAGCCAATAGCTGGCAGTATAGTATGTTTGTTCCACAGGATGTGAATGGATTGATAGATCTTCATGGTGGCGATAAAAACTTCAGTAAGAAACTGGACGAGTTATTCAACACCGAAATGAAATTAAGTGGTCGTCACCAATCGGATATTACAGGTTTAATTGGACAATATGCACACGGAAACGAACCCAGCCATCACATGGCATACTTATATAATTTTGCGGGAGAGCCTTGGAAAGCCCAAAAGGTATTATCACAAATCATGAACGAATTATATCACGATCAACCCGATGGTTTGAGTGGTAATGAAGATTGTGGTCAGATGTCGGCATGGTATGTTTTAAGCTCTATGGGCTTCTATCCTGTTACACCAGGAAGCAATGACTATATAATAGGTACACCTATTTTTGAATCGGTGAAATTAAGACTCGACAATGGGACTATGTTTGAAATAAAGGTGGAGAATTATAGTAAGCAAAATATTTATGTGCAATCTACCAATATGAACTCGTCTCCTCTCCTACGCAGCTATATCACTCATGAAGAAATAGCCAATGGAGGAATCTTAAACTTCAATATGGGCGCAGCAGCCAATGAGACCTACGGGCAAGACGAGAGCAGCAGACCTCAAATGGAAATCACAGATTTATTGATATGCCCTCCTCCGACCATCATCAGCGAGACTCAGACTTTTAAAGACGACTTGAAAATAGAAATGGTGAATCCTGTTGCGGATGCCAAAACCTATTATACCACAGATGGCAGTGAGCCAACAGCGCAATCTAAGCTCTATACCAAGCTACTCCTTATTAATAGGTCAACTTCCTTTAAAATAAAGTCTATTCATCCCAAATGGGGAGAAAGCGCCAGTATAGAAAGTAAATTCTATAAAATAGATGCCAGTAAGAGTTTAGAACTCACCTATGCCTATAGTCCATTATATGCAGCAGGAGGCGATTTGGCCCTAATAGACAATATCAGAGGAAATCATAATTTTAAAACCGGAACCTGGCAAGGATTCTATAATACTCCTGTAGAAGCCATCGTGACCTTTGCCAAAAAGAAAAGACTCAGTGAGCTCACCATGACCTTTATTCAGGATCAAGGTTCTTGGATTTTCCTCCCAAAGAAGGTGAGTTTTTATATTTCTAATGATAAAGAGAACTGGAAATTGGTGGGTAGTTTAGATAATGATATCGATATGAAAAAGTCTCCTATCACTCATGATTTTAGGGTTAAGATGAAGTCGAAGCGCGTGAAATATGTAAAGATTGTGGCAGAGAATGCAGGTCCTTGTCCAGCATGGCATTTGGGTGCTGGTGGGGATACTTGGATGTTTGCTGATGAGATTGTATTGAAGTAA